Proteins from one Sylvia atricapilla isolate bSylAtr1 chromosome 1, bSylAtr1.pri, whole genome shotgun sequence genomic window:
- the ST3GAL1 gene encoding CMP-N-acetylneuraminate-beta-galactosamide-alpha-2,3-sialyltransferase 1: MVVRRKNVKMFTFVFLLITATSFLLNYTHQVTTTTWDPRQLVVQFSEHVQKLFKHHPRRPCSCHTCISEPGRSLWFDQRFNSTMQPFLTSQNAFIPEDSYRWWLKLQGEKAPRSLNTTLSELFGLIPGDRDPLQERGPHSCRRCAVVGNSGNLRQSQYGPDIDSHDFVLRMNRAPTAGYESDVGSKTTHHFVYPESYKELAANVSMVLIPFKTLDLRWVVTALTTGTINFTYVPVPRKIKVKKEKILVYNPTFMKYIYENWLEHHGRYPSTGLLSLMFALHVCDEVNVYGFGADSKGHWHHYWENNTSGGAFRKTGVHDGDFEFNITLTLASIEKIKFFKGR, translated from the exons ATGGTTGTCAGGAGGAAGAATGTGAAGATGTTCACCTTCGTCTTCTTGCTCATCACGGCGACGTCGTTTCTGCTGAACTACACCCACCAGGTGACCACCACCACCTGGGACCCCAGACAGCTGGTTGTACAGTTCTCAGAGCATGTCCAAAAGCTCTTCAAGCACCACCCCAGGAGACCTTGCAGCTGTCACACGTGCATTTCGGAGCCGGGGCGTTCCCTCTGGTTTGATCAGAGATTTAACTCAACTATGCAACCTTTCCTGACCTCACAGAATGCCTTCATCCCAGAGGACAGCTACAGGTGGTGGCTG AAACTGCAAGGGGAGAAAGCCCCGAGGAGCCTGAACACCACTCTGTCAGAGCTGTTTGGGCtgatccctggggacagggacccccTGCAGGAGCGTGGCCCCCACAGCTGCCGGCGCTGCGCCGTCGTGGGCAACTCCGGCAACCTGCGGCAGTCGCAGTACGGCCCCGACATCGACTCCCATGACTTTGTGCTCAG AATGAACCGTGCTCCCACGGCTGGCTATGAATCAGATGTTGGGAGCAAGACCACTCACCACTTCGTTTATCCTGAGAGCTACAAAGAGCTGGCAGCAAACGTGAGCATGGTCCTGATCCCCTTCAAAACCCTGGACCTGCGCTGGGTTGTCACCGCTCTCACCACAGGCACCATCAACTT caCATATGTTCCAGTCCCAAGGAAAATCaaagtcaaaaaagaaaag ATCCTGGTTTATAATCCAACTTTTATGAAATACATCTATGAAAACTGGCTCGAGCATCATGGGAGATACCCCTCCACAGGCCTTCTGTCTTTGATGTTTGCTCTCCATGTATGCGATGAG GTGAATGTGTACGGCTTTGGAGCTGACAGCAAAGGACACTGGCATCATTACTGGGAAAACAACACTTCAGGTGGGGCTTTCCGGAAGACAGGCGTCCATGACGGGGATTTTGAGTTCAATATAACTTTGACTCTTGCCTCCATcgaaaaaataaaatttttcaagGGCAGATGA